The sequence GCCGACCCTGCCGGCCTGATTGAGGCCGCCAGGGCCGAGGGCAAGGTGGCGATCGTGATCCGCAACCAACCCCACGGCTCGGTGGATATCGAGCGCATCCAGCCCCTGCAGCGGCGCCTGCTGGCCGTTCAGCCGGATGGCTCCGTGGTCACGGCCACTGATCCCACCGGCCGCGACTTCAGCAACCTCGACGCCCGCTTCGTGCTCAAGGCCCAGGGCCGCAAGGCGAGCGGCGGCGTGGTGTTCGGCAACCAGACCGTGAAGGTCGGAGCTCCGATCGAGATCGAGGGCCAGGGCTACCGGGTCAACGGCAACGTCACCGGCATCGCCATCGAGGAGGGCTGACATGGCTGGGTTCAACCGCCGTCTGACCTGCCTGGCGCCGGGCCTGGCCCTGCCCCTGAGCCTTGGCCTGCCCCTTCTGGCCAGCGCCGCCCAGGCCCAGACCAGGCCGGCGATCAGGGCCTTCGAGCTGGAGCCAGCCCCCCTGGCCCAGCTGCCGGCGGCGCCACCGCCGATCGGCCTGCCCAAGCTCCAGACCCAGGTCAGCTGTCCAGCCCTGCAGCAGCGGGTTCAGAGCGTGCTGGGTGGCGAGGCCGGTGTCTGGAGCGTCACGATCGCCGATGGCCGAGGCCAGCTGCTGGCCGATGTGAATGGCCTGCGGCCGCGGGTGCCCGCCTCCAACGCCAAGCTGGTGAGCACCGCCTACGCCCTCGATCGGCTGGGGCCGGACTACCGCCTCGCCACCCGCCTCTGGCGCCTTCCCGATGGCTCCCTGCGGCTCACCGGCGAGGGCGACCCCGATCTGGCCCTGCCCCAGCTGCAGCGGCTCACGAAACTGGCCATGGGCTCCGGCGGCTCCAGCGGCCAACCCGGCTCTCAGGTGCGCCTGCAGGTGGCCGAGGAACCCAAGCAGGCCTGGTGGCCGCGGGGCTGGAGCGTCGATGACCGCTACTACGCCTACGGCGCACCGATCACCCGGTTGGCGGTGACCAGCAACGCCATCCACGACTCGGTGCTGAACCCACCCTCCCGGCTCCAGACCCTGATGCAGCGCAGCGCCAGCCAGCAGGGCGGCAGCCTTCAGGTGGTGTTTGTGGCCGCCAACCCGGTTCCAGCTGATGCCGTGCTGCTGCACCAGGAGAACTCGGCGCCCATGCACAACCTGCTCAGCCTGGCCAACACCGAGAGCCACAACTTCACCGCCGAGGTGTTGATGCGTCAGGCCGCCGGCAGCTGGAATCTGGCCCAGGCCCAGCAGCTCACCACCCAGTGGCTGGCCCAGCAGGGCGTACCCATGCAGGGCGTGCGCGTTGCCGATGGCAGTGGCCTGGACCGCACCAATCGCCTCACCAGCCGTTCGGTGACGGCCCTGCTGCTGCGCATGGACCAGCACCCCTACAGCCGAAACTACCTGGCCTCGATGGCGGTGGCCGGCCAGCGCGGCACCCTGCGGCACCTCTACAAGGGCACACCCCTGCAGGGCCAGTTCTTCGGCAAAACGGGCACCCTCAGGGGCGTGCGTTCGATCAGTGGGGTGCTGCTCACCAGCCGAGGCCCCCGCTACGTGAGCGCGATCAGCAATGGATCCGGCAACCCGGACACCCGCATCGGTCAGCTGCTGCGCCAGGCGCAGCAGACCCAACTCTGCCCGGCCTGATCAGCCGGCCAGCTGGCCCAGGCGGTTGGCAAGCCGGCGGCGGCGACCACCGCCGCCGATCGCCGTGGGCTCGACCGATGCGGCCGCTTTGGTGGTCTCCTGCTGCATGTCGGGGGTCTGCAGGCGCACCAGCTCGCGCCGGCCACTCACCACCACCTGGTTGAGCTCCTTCAGCCGGCCTTCCAGTTCACCGAGCACCTGTTCGGCGTAGCGGTTGGCGCCCTCGCTGATGCCGGCGGCCTCCTGGCGGGTGCGGGCAATGGCGGCGTCACATTGCTGCTGAGTCTGCTGGCGGAACTGCAGAGCATCGTTGTGGAGCCGCTCGGCTTCGGCCTGGCTTTCGCGCTGAACGCGCAGGCCCTCCTGCCGCACCTGCTCCAGCTCGGCCATCGCCTGCTGGCGGTTGCGCTCGTGCTGCTCGATCAGCACCTTGTTGCGCTCAGCCGCCTCCTGTTCCAGCTGCTGACGCCTGGTGGCGAACTGGTTCTCCATCTGGGCCAGGCGGGTCTGCTGCTCCTGCTCGGCGCTGGCGGCCTGCTGGCGGATCTGCATCATCAGGTGGTCGCCCTGCTGGCGGGCCTGTTCCCGCAACTCGGCGGCCTGCTTCTCGGCTTCCTGCCGCACGGAGGCGGAGCTGATCAGCTGTTCGCGCTCCCGCTTGGCTACCGCCACGATCTCCTCGGCCTGCTTGCGGGCCTGAGCGATGAAGTCCTCCCGTTGACGCAGCAGATCCACGGCCTGGGTCAGCTGGCTGGGCAGGGCCTCCCGCACCGCATCGATCACCTCGATCGCGTCCTGCTCATTCACCAGGCGGCCGCCGCTGAACGGCACCCGGGTGCCCTCCAGCAGCAGATCCTCGATCTGGTCGAGCTGATCGAGCACCGTGATATTGGCTTCAGCCATGGCTGGACGTCCCGCATTCCGTCCGATTAAAAAGCCTGGAGAGGTCTTCTGCCACTCCAGACGGCACCATGTGGTGCACATCACCGCCGAAGCGGGCCACCTCCTTCACCACGGAACTGCTCAGAAAGCTGTGGTGCACGGCGGTGGCGAGGAACAGCGTCTCCACCCGGGGCTCAAGGCTCTGGTTGGTGTGGGCGATCTGCAGCTCGAATTCGAAGTCGCTCAGGGCCCGCAGACCGCGCAGGATCACCTGGGCGCCGTTGCGACGGGCGCACTCCACGGTGAGGCCATCGAAGCTGCCCACCTCCACCCCGCCGAGCGTGGCCGTGGCGGTGCGGATCTGCTCGAGTCGCTGCTCAAGCGGAAAGGCCGGCTGCTTGCCGGGGTTCTGGAGCACGGCCACCACCACGCCATCGAACAGGCGGCTGGCCCGCTCGATCAGATCGAGGTGGCCGAGGGTGAGGGGGTCGAAGCTGCCGGGGTAGAGGGCGCGCATCCGGCCAGCCTATGGGTGAGGCCCGCTCCATGCCTGCCCCTGCCGGGTTTCTAGAGTTGGGATTGTTCCATGTGCCCCCCCGGGGCCTCCCGTCCGCCATGGCCACCTCCACCCTCAACGCTGAAGCCAAGAAAACCCTGCTGCGCAAGATTCCCCACGGGGTGTTCATCTGCGGGGTGGCCGAGGGGGAGGAGGTGAATGGTTTCACGGCCAGCTGGGTGACCCAGGGCTCCTTCGAGCCCCCCCTGGTGGTGATGGCCGTGCGGGCCGACAGCACCAGCAACGGCATCATCCAGCGCACCGGCAAGTTCGCCCTCAACGTGCTCGCCGCCGACCAGAAGGATCTCGCCGCCGTGTTCTTCAAGCCCCAGAAGGGGATGGGTGGCCGCTTCGATGCCGCTCCCTTCCAGATGGGCGAGCTGGGCCTGCCGATCCTGGACAACGCCCTCGGCGCCGTGGAGTGCGAGCTGGTGGGCCAGGTGGCCCTGGGCGACCACACCGTGTTCGTGGGCGAGGTGAAGGCCGCCACCCTGCACCGTGACGGCGATGCCCTGGAGCTGGGCAGCACGGGCTGGAAGTACGGCGGTTGAGGCCCTCGCCAGGGCGGCGCCGGCGGTGAGCACTTCGCCCCTGATCCAGCAACCCGAGCGGCTGGCGGCCCGGCTCAAGGAGGTTCCCTCCGAGCCGGGCTGCTATCTGCTGCGGGACAGCGACGACCGCATTCTCTACATCGGCAAGGCGAAGGTGCTGCGCCAGCGCGTGCGCAGCTACTTCCAGAGCGGCAGCGGCCACGGCCACAGCCCCCGCATCGCCCTGATGGTGCGCCAGGTTTGCGAGCTGGAGTTCATCGTCACCGACAGTGAGGCCGAGGCCCTGGCCCTCGAGTCGAACCTGATCAAGCACCATCAGCCGCACTTCAACGTGCTGCTCAAGGACGACAAGAAATACCCCTACCTCTGCATCACCTGGAGCGAGGCCTACCCCCGCATCTTCATCACCCGCCAGCGCCGCTTTCGCTCCCCCCTGGATCGCTTCTACGGCCCCTACGTGGACGTGGGCCTGCTGCGCCGCACCCTCGCCGTGGTCAAGCGGGTGTTCCCCCTGCGCCAGCGGCCCCGGCCCCTGTACCGCGACCGCACCTGCCTCAATTTCGACATCGGCCGCTGTCCGGGCGTGTGTCAGCAGAAGATCAGCTCCGAGGACTACCACCAGACGCTGCGCCAGGTGGCGATGGTGTTCCAGGGCCGCAACGACGAGCTGCTGGCCCTGCTGCAGGGCCAGATGGAGCGCTACGCCGAGCGGCTGGATTTCGAGAGTGCCGCCCGCGTGCGCGATCAGCTCCAGGGCATCGACACCCTCACCGCCGACCAGAAGATGAGCAGCGGCGACAGCTCGGTGAGCCGCGACGTGGTGGCCCTGGCCGCCGGCGAACGGGTGGCGGCGGTGCAGCTGTTCCAGGTGCGGGCCGGCAAGCTGGTGGGGCGGCTGGGCTACATGGCGGAGGTCACGGAGCTGCCAGCCCTCGAGGAGGGCGCCCTGGGACGCATTCTGCAACGGGTGGTGGAGGAGCATTACAGCCAGGTGGAGTCGGTGGAGATCCCGCCGGAGTTGCTGCTGCAGTTCCCTCTGCCCCAGCAGGAGCTGATCAGCAGCTGGCTGAGTGAGCAGCGGGGGCGCAAGGTGCGGCTGGCGGTGCCGAAGCGCCAGCAGAAGGCCGAGATGATCGATCTGGTGGTGCGCAACGCCAGCTATGAGCTGCTGCGGGCTGAGCGGGCCAGCGAACAGAACCTGCTGGCCACGGAGGATCTGGCCCAGTTGCTGGAGCTCACGGTGGCGCCGCGCCGGGTGGAGGGCTACGACATCAGCCACATCCAGGGCAGCGATGCGGTGGCCTCCCAGGTGGTGTTCATCGACGGCCTGCCGGCCAAGCACCACTACCGCAAATACAGGATCCAGAGCAGTTCGATCCGCGCCGGCCATTCCGACGACTTCATGGCCATGGCCGAGATCATGCGGCGCCGTTTCCGCCGCTGGGCCCAGGCCAAGGCCGAGGGCGCCGACCTGCTGGAGCTGCGCCGTCAGGCCGGCACCGCCCTGCACACCGGCGGCCTCAACGACTGGCCCGATGTGGTGATGATCGACGGCGGCAAGGGTCAGCTCTCCGCCGTGATGGAGGCCCTGCGGGAACTCAACCTCCACGACGACCTGGTGGTGTGTTCCCTGGCCAAGCAGCGGGAGGAGGTGTTCGTGCCTGGGGCGACCAGCCCGCTCGAGAGTGAGCCCGAGCAGCTGGGGCTGCAGCTGCTGCGGCGGCTGCGCGATGAGGCCCACCGCTTCGCGGTGAGTTTCCACCGCCAGCAGCGCGGCGAGCGCATGAAGCGCTCCCGGCTCTCCGACATCTCCGGTCTGGGCCCCAAGCGGGTCAAGGACCTGCTGGCCCATTTCAGCTCGATCGATGCCATCCAGCTGGCCAGCCCCGAGCAGATCGCCACCGCCCCCGGCATGGGGCCGGCCCTGGCCCGCCAGGTGTGGGAGTACTTCCATCCCCAGGGCGAGGCGGAAAGCGGCGAGAGGGGGGAGCCGCCGGCCGAGCGGGAGGCTGACCAGCCCCTGGAGCTGGCCAGTTGAGGGAGCTCAGCGCTCAGCGTGTCCCAGGGCGGCCCTGGCCCCTGCTGCTGGCCCTGGTGCTGGGCGGCCTGCTCCAGCTGGCCACCCTGCTGGCGCCGGTGCCGGCCCTGGCCGCCCCGGGCCTCTGCGTGGGGCCGGTGTGCGCCGATGAGATCACCCGCAGTGCCAAGCACCACTGGCAGCTGCGACTGCGGGTGGACGACCAGCGGGGCCATCGGGAACGGCTGGTGGTGGACTGCCGTGACGGCCACCTCAGCCCCGAGAGCGGCACGGTGGAGAGGGGCTACGCGGCGGCGGTGGCCCGCCGCGCCTGCCGTCTGGCCGGCGAGGGGTCCCAGGGCTGATCGTCTCGGCTTGAGACTGATCAACAGGTTCTCTGCTCCTGGGATTGATCGGTTTGGATAGGTCCACGCAGCAAGGGCCTCGGGGGGAACCATGAATGACCCCGCGTCCAGGCTCGAGGCCCGGGCCCAGGAGCTGCTGGCACAGGTCTCCACGGCCGAGAAGCTGGCCCTGCTCGATGGCGACACGCCGTTCTGGTCCGGCATGGCGGACATTGCTCTGACTCAGGCCTCCCACCGCCATCCCTGGCCGGCGGGGCAGCTGCCTCGGCTGGGCCTGAAGGGCCTTCAGTTCGTCGATGGTCCCCGGGGCGTGGTGCTCGAGGGTGGCGCCACCACGTTCCCCGTGCCGATGGCGCGCGGTGCCTGCTGGGACCCCGAGCTGGAGGAGCGCATCGGCGAGGCCATCGCTGTTGAGGCCCGATCCTTCGGGGCCAACTGGGTGGCCGGGGTATGCGTCAACCTGCTGCGTCACCCTGGCTGGGGCAGGGCCCAGGAAACCTATGGGGAAGACCCGGTGCACGTGGGCGCCATGGGGGCCGCCATGACCCGGGGGCTGGAACGCCATGCCGTGGCCTGCGTCAAGCACTTCGCCCTCAACTCGATCGACAGCTCCCGGTTCCTGGTGGACGTGCAGGTCGGGCAGCGGGCGCTTCATGAGCTGTATCTGCCCCATTTCCGCGATTGCGTGGAGGCCGGCGCCGGCTCGGTGATGAGCGCGTACAACCAGGTCAACGGCCACTGGTGCGGTCAGCAGCCTGAGCTGCTGCGGCGGATCCTCAAGGAGCGGTGGGGATTCAGTGGCTTCGTGGTCACTGATTTCATCTTCGGCCTGCGGGATGGCGTCGCCGCCCTGCTGGCGGGCCAGGACCTGGAAATGCCCTTTCCCATGGTGTTCGCAGGCTGCCTGCCCGAGGCCGTGGCCGATGGCCGGGTGCCAATGGGGTGTGTCGACGAGGCCGTGCGGCGGCTGCTGCAGGTGCAGCTGGGTGTGCCACCTGGAACGTACCCAGCCTCGCTGCGCTCGTGCCAGCAGCACCGGGCCCTGGCCCGCGAAGCGGCCACCAGCTCGATCGTGCTGCTGCGCAACGAAGGGCAGGTGCTGCCCTTCCGCGGTCTCACCTCGCTGGCGGTGATCGGCCGGCTGGCGTCGCTGCCAAACCTGGGCGATCGCGGTTCTTCAGACACCAGACCCCTGCCCGGAGCGGTGGTGACGCCGCTGCAGGGTTTGCGGGACGCGGCTTCAGAGCTGCGGATCGAGCAGGCCAGTGGCGACAGCCCCCAGGAGGCGGCGGAGCTGGCGGCCCGCTGTGATGCCGCCTTGGTGGTGGTCGGGCTCGACTGGCGCCTGGAGGGGGAGCACATCCACCCCGGGGACATCGCCCCGATCCTGCGCCTGATCCCCCCGCCTGGCTGGTTGCTGCGGCTGCTGGGGCGGCGCCGGCTGATGCCGCTCTGGCGACCTGTCGCCGAGATGATCGCCTGGACCACCAGCTTTGCCTCCGCCCGTCAGGGCGGCGACTTTGCCGCCGGGGATCGCACCGACCTGAGCCTGCCGGCGGATCAGGTGGCCCTGATTCGCCAGGTCGCCGCCGCCCATCCCCGCACCGTGGTGGTGCTGATGGGCGGCGGGGGCCTGCTGATCGAGGACTGGCGGCAACTGGTCCCTGGCCTGCTGCTGCTCTGGTATCCGGGTGAGCAAGGAGGTGCGGCTCTGGCCGATGTGCTGCTCGGCCGGGTGTCGCCCTCCGGGCGCCTGCCCTTCTCGATGGCGGCTGACACCGCCTACCTGCCGCCCTTCGAACCCCGGGCACGGCATGTGGTCTACGACCATTGGCATGGCTACCGGCGCCTGCAGCGTGACGGCCATCCCGCCGCCTATCCCTTTGGCTTCGGGCTGTCCTACAGCCGGTTCACAGCGTCCGCCCTGACAGCTCAGCTCCAGCGCGCCGATGGGCGGATGGATCAGCTGAAAGCGAGTGTCACCATCACCAACACAGGCGAGATGGAGGCGGCCGAGGTGGTTCAGCTGTACCTGGAGCCGCCCGCTCGGGAGATCGAGCGTCCGGCTCGAACGTTGGTGGCGTTCCAGCGCCTGCTTCTCGCCGCTGGTGAATCCCGGCGCATCACTCTGGACATCCCCCTGCGGGCCTGCGCCACGTTTGAGCCGGTCCAGGATGGCTTCGTGACCGAAGGGGGAGTCCACCGGCTTGTCCTGGCCAGGCATGTGGAGGAGG is a genomic window of Cyanobium sp. NS01 containing:
- a CDS encoding beta-glucosidase — its product is MNDPASRLEARAQELLAQVSTAEKLALLDGDTPFWSGMADIALTQASHRHPWPAGQLPRLGLKGLQFVDGPRGVVLEGGATTFPVPMARGACWDPELEERIGEAIAVEARSFGANWVAGVCVNLLRHPGWGRAQETYGEDPVHVGAMGAAMTRGLERHAVACVKHFALNSIDSSRFLVDVQVGQRALHELYLPHFRDCVEAGAGSVMSAYNQVNGHWCGQQPELLRRILKERWGFSGFVVTDFIFGLRDGVAALLAGQDLEMPFPMVFAGCLPEAVADGRVPMGCVDEAVRRLLQVQLGVPPGTYPASLRSCQQHRALAREAATSSIVLLRNEGQVLPFRGLTSLAVIGRLASLPNLGDRGSSDTRPLPGAVVTPLQGLRDAASELRIEQASGDSPQEAAELAARCDAALVVVGLDWRLEGEHIHPGDIAPILRLIPPPGWLLRLLGRRRLMPLWRPVAEMIAWTTSFASARQGGDFAAGDRTDLSLPADQVALIRQVAAAHPRTVVVLMGGGGLLIEDWRQLVPGLLLLWYPGEQGGAALADVLLGRVSPSGRLPFSMAADTAYLPPFEPRARHVVYDHWHGYRRLQRDGHPAAYPFGFGLSYSRFTASALTAQLQRADGRMDQLKASVTITNTGEMEAAEVVQLYLEPPAREIERPARTLVAFQRLLLAAGESRRITLDIPLRACATFEPVQDGFVTEGGVHRLVLARHVEEEGLELELELDAALVCR
- the uvrC gene encoding excinuclease ABC subunit UvrC; the encoded protein is MPWSWAARAGSTAVEALARAAPAVSTSPLIQQPERLAARLKEVPSEPGCYLLRDSDDRILYIGKAKVLRQRVRSYFQSGSGHGHSPRIALMVRQVCELEFIVTDSEAEALALESNLIKHHQPHFNVLLKDDKKYPYLCITWSEAYPRIFITRQRRFRSPLDRFYGPYVDVGLLRRTLAVVKRVFPLRQRPRPLYRDRTCLNFDIGRCPGVCQQKISSEDYHQTLRQVAMVFQGRNDELLALLQGQMERYAERLDFESAARVRDQLQGIDTLTADQKMSSGDSSVSRDVVALAAGERVAAVQLFQVRAGKLVGRLGYMAEVTELPALEEGALGRILQRVVEEHYSQVESVEIPPELLLQFPLPQQELISSWLSEQRGRKVRLAVPKRQQKAEMIDLVVRNASYELLRAERASEQNLLATEDLAQLLELTVAPRRVEGYDISHIQGSDAVASQVVFIDGLPAKHHYRKYRIQSSSIRAGHSDDFMAMAEIMRRRFRRWAQAKAEGADLLELRRQAGTALHTGGLNDWPDVVMIDGGKGQLSAVMEALRELNLHDDLVVCSLAKQREEVFVPGATSPLESEPEQLGLQLLRRLRDEAHRFAVSFHRQQRGERMKRSRLSDISGLGPKRVKDLLAHFSSIDAIQLASPEQIATAPGMGPALARQVWEYFHPQGEAESGERGEPPAEREADQPLELAS
- a CDS encoding DUF4330 domain-containing protein, with protein sequence MSPETSAARPRRWSVVDAAALAAVVLAAAGVIWSPKLSGAVAQATGDVVPVTVLVDVRGVPVADPAGLIEAARAEGKVAIVIRNQPHGSVDIERIQPLQRRLLAVQPDGSVVTATDPTGRDFSNLDARFVLKAQGRKASGGVVFGNQTVKVGAPIEIEGQGYRVNGNVTGIAIEEG
- a CDS encoding flavin reductase family protein, producing the protein MATSTLNAEAKKTLLRKIPHGVFICGVAEGEEVNGFTASWVTQGSFEPPLVVMAVRADSTSNGIIQRTGKFALNVLAADQKDLAAVFFKPQKGMGGRFDAAPFQMGELGLPILDNALGAVECELVGQVALGDHTVFVGEVKAATLHRDGDALELGSTGWKYGG
- the coaD gene encoding pantetheine-phosphate adenylyltransferase, with product MRALYPGSFDPLTLGHLDLIERASRLFDGVVVAVLQNPGKQPAFPLEQRLEQIRTATATLGGVEVGSFDGLTVECARRNGAQVILRGLRALSDFEFELQIAHTNQSLEPRVETLFLATAVHHSFLSSSVVKEVARFGGDVHHMVPSGVAEDLSRLFNRTECGTSSHG
- the dacB gene encoding D-alanyl-D-alanine carboxypeptidase/D-alanyl-D-alanine-endopeptidase; amino-acid sequence: MAGFNRRLTCLAPGLALPLSLGLPLLASAAQAQTRPAIRAFELEPAPLAQLPAAPPPIGLPKLQTQVSCPALQQRVQSVLGGEAGVWSVTIADGRGQLLADVNGLRPRVPASNAKLVSTAYALDRLGPDYRLATRLWRLPDGSLRLTGEGDPDLALPQLQRLTKLAMGSGGSSGQPGSQVRLQVAEEPKQAWWPRGWSVDDRYYAYGAPITRLAVTSNAIHDSVLNPPSRLQTLMQRSASQQGGSLQVVFVAANPVPADAVLLHQENSAPMHNLLSLANTESHNFTAEVLMRQAAGSWNLAQAQQLTTQWLAQQGVPMQGVRVADGSGLDRTNRLTSRSVTALLLRMDQHPYSRNYLASMAVAGQRGTLRHLYKGTPLQGQFFGKTGTLRGVRSISGVLLTSRGPRYVSAISNGSGNPDTRIGQLLRQAQQTQLCPA